The Cyclobacterium amurskyense genome contains the following window.
TATTTGATTGGGAAATTCTCATTATTCTTGGTGTTTTCTACTCTTATTATCTCAGTGACCACATATTCACTAGCACCACGCCATGGGATTGGGTTGAGGAATTCTTTATACCGTAATTCTACAAATTTTCCTCCTGCTCTTTCCAATACGGAAGCCAAGGAGTCTCCATCAGCGCTAAACCGAAATTCATTACTTTGAAGGGCTCCAGGATTTGGACTTTGAAATCCATCTTGTACCAACCTTCCTTCCCAGGTTTTAAATATAAAGCCTTTCTTTTCGAAGTAGTTCAGATTACCAGCTTTAACACCTTCAGCAAATACAAAATAATACCTCCACCAGAATACACCCACAAGGATGATTAACACCAATACCGAAACTGGACCAATAAATTTTTTCATTTTGATTTTACTTGAAGTTAAGCCTCGCCAAAGATACTAATAAATCACAAATTTTGTATATTCAAACATTATATGTACAAACCCAAAATTATATGAGTACTATGCTGATTATTATAATAGTTGCCGTCGTTATTGGCTTCTTTTTAGTTTCATTATACAACAAGCTTGTTGCGTATAAGAACAACAGAGAAAATGCTTTTGCTGATATTGATGTTCAATTGAAGCAAAGGCATGATTTGATTCCACAGCTTGTAAGTAGCGTAAAAGGCTATATGGATCATGAGGCTGGGGTCTTGACTCGTGTCACCGAAGCAAGGTCAAAAGCAATCAATGCAACTTCAATTGATGGGAAAATTGCCGCTGAACAGGAATTAGGAGCAGCCTTACAGGGCTTGCAAATTCAGGTAGAAGCCTATCCAGATCTTAAAGCAAGTTCAAACTTCTTGCAATTGCAAAATGAAATTTCAGATGTTGAAAACAAACTTGCAGCTGCAAGAAGATACTTCAACTCTGCCACCCGAGAATTCAATGTGGCCGTTCAAAGTTTTCCTTCCAACTTGATCGCTGGAATGTTTGGTTTTCATACTGAAAAAATGTTTGACGTGGGAGAGGTAGAAAGAGAACGTCTCGACAAGGCTCCTGACATTAAATTTTAAAATGTAAATGGCAGGATACATTGGAATACAAACCCAAATTAGGAGAAACAATACACGTTCTGTCTTACTATTAATAGGTTTTCCGCTATTGATTTTGGCTTCGGTATATGCTTTTTTATACCTTACCATTCCTCAGGATGAATACAATGTGTCAATAAATGAATTGTTTGCTAGCACTATACCTGGGGTGCTCATTGCCGTGGCAATATGGTTTGTTATTGCCTTTTTTTTCCATTCTCGTATGATACAAGGGGCAGCAGGTTCAAAGCCTTTGGAGAGAAAGGAAAATATGCGTGTATACAATTTGGTAGAAAACCTATGTATCAGTAAGGGAATGAAAATGCCCAAGGTAAATATCATTGAAGACCCGGCTTTCAATGCCTTTGCAAGTGGCATCAATGAGAAAACTTATACCGTAACACTTACCAGGGGTATAATTGAAGCACTCACTGATGAAGAACTTGAAGGGGTAATTGCCCATGAATTGATGCACATTAGGAATAAGGATGTACGGCTCTTGATTATATCTATCATTTTCGTTGGTATTTTTTCTTTTGTTGCTCAAATACTGTTTCGTAATATGCTTTTTGGTGGGGCAAGAAGGAGGGGTAAAAATGACGGACGCGCCGTACTTATTGCCATGGCCATTGCCTTTGTCGCTTATCTTCTAAGTATGCTATTTCGTTTTGCTATTTCCAGAAAAAGGGAGTATATGGCAGATAGTGGGGCTGCTGAAATGACGAGAAACCCACTTGCTTTGGCATCTGCATTGCGAAAAATAGCAGGCAACTATCAGGTGAAGGGAGTGAAAAGTGATGATGTTGCTGAATTGTTTATAGAAAACAGACCCGATAAATCATCAGGCATTTTATCGGCTATTTCTGGGCTATTTGCTACTCATCCTCCAATAGAAAAACGCATTGAAATTTTAGAAAATTTTTAATATTGTAACCTACTGTATTTATAAAGCATGAATTTTATTGATTATTATAAATTGTTGGGTATAAATAAGACTGCCACCCAAGAAGAAATAAAGAAAGCTTATCGGAAAATGGCTAGGAAATACCATCCTGACTTAAATCCGGATGATAAGGAAGCGAAAAAGCATTTTCAGGCCGTAAATGAGGCCAATGAAGTGCTTAGCGATCCTGAGAAGCGAAAGAAATATGATCAATACGGTGAAAATTGGAAAAATCAGGAAGCCCATCAAAGTTCTGGTAATGCGGGAAGAAGGGGTGGCCAACAGCAACAATACAGCAATGCTGATTTCGAGCAAGCCTTTGGACAAGGAGGTTTTTCAGATTTCTTTGACTCCATGTTTGGTGGGGGCGCTGGCAGGAGGTCATCAGGATCTAGTATAAAATTTAAAGGGCAGGATCTTCATGCCACGCTTGAACTTCAATTGCGGGATGTCCTGGAAGCGGACAAAAGAACCCTGGATATCAATGGCAAAATGATCAGGCTTACCATCAAGGCTGGTGTTGAAGATGGACAAACCATAAAAATTAAAAATCATGGGGGAGAAGGTGTAAATGGAGGGCCAAAAGGGGATTTGTACATCACTTTTAAAATAGCCCCAGACCCAGAATTTAAAAGAGAGGGTTCTGATTTACACAAAGAAGTACCCGTAGATTTATACAAAGCCATATTAGGAGGTGATATCATCGTTTCCACCTTAACTGGAAAGGTGAAATTGAAAGTGGCTCCAGGAACTCAGAATGGTACTAAGGTGAAGCTCAAAGGTAAAGGTTTTCCCGTTTATAATAAGGAGGGAGCTTTTGGGGATTTGTATTTGACCTATGTGGTCAAAATACCTAGTACACTTACCTCCGAGGAGAAAAAATTATTTGAACAATTGGCTAATCTTAGAAACCATGTATAATTTAAGTGAAGAACATGTTTCATTGGAACAGTTTTGCCGATCCTGCAATATAGAAACGACCTTTGTATATTCTTTAGCAGAGCAAGACTTGTGTGAAATCATTATTATCGAAGAAAAAACGTATGTTTTACAGGAGGATTTACCATTGTTAGAAAGACTTTCTAGGCTACATTATGATATGGAAATAAACATGGAAGGTTTATATGCTATCGCTCATCTACAGGAAAAAATCGAAAGTCTAAAGGAAGAAGTAAGGTCCTTATCTAGAAAACTAGACAGACATCAATAATGTCAAAAAAGTAGGTCGTACCAGGCTCGAACTGGTGACCTCTGCCCTGTCAAGGCAGCGCTCTGAACCAACTGAGCTAACGACCTAATTTGAGATGCAATTATACATGATATCACCGAATAAGGCAATCAATTGCTGGTAAATCTATATCAATCAATAAGAATACATGGAAGCGATTTACTTATGGCTTCTTCTCATGCTCGAAGACTTTGGAAAAAGGTCTAGTAAATAAATGAGCGAAGATGGTTGTTTTTAGTGGTTGATGGACTAATTTTTATGGGCAAAATAGAGGTGTTCTTGTCCATTTTGGTTTAGAAGGTCAGTACAAAAGAAGTTTCTTTACCAGGAGTGGAATGTACCCTAATGCTCCCTCCATGCAAATGCATTATTTGCTTGGACAAACTTAAGCCAATTCCTGTTCCACCTTCCTTGGTAGTAAAAAAGGGGACAAATATTTCATCAATTTGATCCGCTGGAATACCTGGTCCATTGTCTTTAACTTCTATGTATTTTCTGCCTTGGGCATTGATGGCTGCTTTTATTGTCAGTATACCATCTTCTTTGGCTTGCATTGATTGAATGGCATTTTTGGAAAGGTTGATCAATACCTGTGCAATTTGTTTTTCATCCAAGAAAAACTCTAAATCCTCAGGTTCTACCAAAAGGTTAATTAGGACCTTTTGCTTACTATTTTCCATTCGCATCAATACTTTCAATCGATCAAGTAATGATTTTATTTGTACCAATGATTTGTCCGGACTTGGGAGATCAAGGAAGCTTCTATAAGACTTAACAAAGTCCATTAAATCTTCTCCCTGAATACGAATTACATTTAATCCTTTAACGGTGTTTTTTATTTGATCTTCATTTAAATTTTCCCATCTCAACTCTCCAGTTTCATCAATCTTATAGTAATTTGATAAAGATTCTGAAATTGAGGTGATAGGAGTTATGGTATTCATGATTTCATGGGTAAGCACCCTAATCAGGCGTACCCATGAATCGGTTTCTTTTTCGTCCAATTCTTTGTGGAGATCTTGTACGGTCACTAGGAGCAATGCTTTGCCTTCCATTTGTATGGGTACAGCCTTGAAAAACAATTGGTTTTTTTCGCGCTCATTTACCAATTGGTAATACTTTTGTTCAAAAGGACCAAGGTTTTCAATTAACTCAAATAATTTTTGATCAATTTGTTGCAGTTGTTTGACATGCAAAAGTGGTCTGAAGTTGAGAAGTTTTTCCAAAAAGGGATTTGAAAAAAGAATATGTCCTTTCTCATCAATGGTCATAATGCCTATGTCTATCTGCTTTAAAATTTCCTGGTAATACCTTTCCCTCGCCTGAAGTTGTAATTGTACATCCTGAATCAGTTGGTTTACCCGGTTTAAACTGCTGTTCAGTTCTTTAAAAGATTGAATGGAGACTTTTTCTGGAAAACGTAGGGTAAAATCTTCATTTCTAATGGCGTCGAAAAAATAGGCTATTTTTCTATTGGTCTTATTTATATAAGTGATTAGGACGTAAGTTTGAAAACCTATGCTTAATAACAATGCAACACCCAAACTGTACCATTGAGTCACAATAAAATAGGCCGAACCTAAAGCTGATACTGTGATCAAAAGTACCCTGATGATCAATTGAAAATAGAAATTTAGGCTGGCCATCAGTCTCTGATTTTTTTTATTTTATTGTACAAAGTTTGCCTTGATATTCCCAATCGTTCAGCTGCTAGCGTATAATTTCCATCACATTTTTTGAGTGTGTTTTCTATCATCAAGGCTTCCATTTCTTCTAATGAACCGGGGAAAGAGTCAAATGAAGAGATGGCTGCTGAATTTAGGAAAAAGTCGGATGGTTTTAACACATTTCCTTCACTTAGGATCACGGCTCTTTCCATGGTATGTTGCAATTCCCTAACATTTCCTGGCCATTTGTATTTCAGCAGCTTTTCCTCAGAAGATTGATTGATGCGCAAACCCGGTTTACCATATTTGTGCATAAATTTTTCCAAGAAATACTGGCACAAAACCAGAATGTCATCTCCTCTTTTTCTTAAAGGAGGGACATCTACATGAATGGTGTTGATTCTATACATTAAATCCTCCCTGAAAAGCCCATCACTAACCATTTTTTCAAGATCACAATTGGTCGCACATATAAGCCTTATATCCACTGGAACTGGCTTATTTGAGCCTACTCTTACTATGGTTCTGTTTTGAATGGCGGAAAGTAATTTGGTTTGCATTTTCAAAGAAAGATTTCCAATCTCATCTAGAAATAAGGTACCACCATCAGCCGCCTCAAATTTACCTATACGTTCTTCTTTGGCATCTGTAAAGGCTCCTTTTGAGTGACCAAACAGCTCACTTTCAAACAGAGTCTCTGAAATGGACCCCATATCCACGCCTATAAATATTTCATTACTTCTTTGCGAACACCTGTGAATTTCTCTTGCTATTAACTCTTTACCCGTACCATTTTCTCCCGTTACCAAAACATTGACATCTGTCTGAGCTACTTTCCTAGTCAGTTTTAAAGCATTTTTAATGGCTTCAGATTGCCCTATAATAGCATGGTTATGTTGGTTTATGACTTGCTTGAGGTTGTGTTCTTTTTTTTGAAGTTGGATGACTTGCTTTTGGGACTTTCTGAGTTGGTATGCTGATCTGACAGTTGCCAGCATGCGTTCATTGCTCCAGGGTTTTAAAATAAAATCTACAGCACCATTTTTAATTGCTTTGACGGCAAGGTCTATGGAGCCATAGGCAGTCATCATTATTACTGAGATGTAAGGAGCTTTTTCTTTGATCTGATTGAGCCAAAAAAGCCCTTCATTGCCAGAATTGACTCCCGCGGAAAAATTCATGTCCAACAATACAATGTCTATATCAGAAAATCCTGGATAAGATGGTATCTGCTTGGGATTGTTTAGTGTTGCTACATGTTTGTATTCAAACTGTAATAAAATCTCCAAGGCACTCAACATGCTTTTGTTATCATCAATCACCAGAATTTTAGCATCGATCATTTTTGTATTCAATTAGTACCGGGTTAAAACTACTAATCCTCTAGATAACCTGCTAAAAAGTGTCAAAATTTTTGACAAATCACGTACAATTATTTTACAACTCCCCTTGAATTGAATAGATAAATAGTTGTATACAACTGTATATCAGCACAATAATAATTCTGGCATGAGGCTGGTATAAGTGTTTCACAGAATTATTAACGTATGGCACTAAAATTAAAAGCATTTCTACTTCTACTAAGTTTTTTTACCTTAAAGGTACAAGCACAATCATCCTGGTCTTTGGAAGAATGTGTGGCCTATGCAATGGCACATAACCTGGAAGTAAAGGATTTTGAATATGTCTCCCAATCAGGCAAGGAGAACTATAGGCAATCTATTAGAAACCTACTTCCCCGAATAGATGCGTCTACGGGATACAACATAAATTATGGTAGAAGTACTGATCCATTCACCAATGATGTGGTTACCAATGAATTCTTTTCCAATGGATATTCTCTAAGTTCCTCAATTGATTTGTTTCAGGGATTTCTTAAAATGAATGCCATTAAAACCTCTCGATTTATATATGAGGCAAATCTACAGGAAACCTTACAACAAAAGTATTTACTTGCCTTTAGGGTGATGCGTGCATTTTATGACGTTCGCTTTTTTGAGGAATTGGTAGAAGTTGCCAAAGGACAAACAGAGGTTTCCCAGGCAAATTATAATTTGGTAAAAAGACAAATCGAGTTAGGTTTAAAAGCAGGTGCGGACCTTTATGAATCAGAATCACTTTTACTGTCAGACAAGCTTAACCTCACCCAAAGTGAAAACAAGTTGGAATTAGCGAAGCTTCAATTGATGCAGGAGATGAATTTAGAGGAAAGAGAAAATTTCTTCGTCGCAAGTAAAAAGCAGGAGGGTGGTTTTCAGAAAGTTTTTCAAGCCATTCATACTGATTCCATCTACCAACAGGCAGAAAGCTTTTTGCCCTTGCTAAAAGCGCAGGAATTTCGTGTAAATGCTGCCAGAAAACAGATCGATGTGAATAGGGCTTACCTGTATCCATCACTTTCCCTTTATGCGAATATTGGAACAGGGTATTTTCAAACAACAAGAGATACTTTAGGGAATACAATAGAATTCAGGAATCAGATCAGGGACAATACCTACAGGGCGGTTGGCTTGAGTTT
Protein-coding sequences here:
- a CDS encoding LemA family protein, whose product is MSTMLIIIIVAVVIGFFLVSLYNKLVAYKNNRENAFADIDVQLKQRHDLIPQLVSSVKGYMDHEAGVLTRVTEARSKAINATSIDGKIAAEQELGAALQGLQIQVEAYPDLKASSNFLQLQNEISDVENKLAAARRYFNSATREFNVAVQSFPSNLIAGMFGFHTEKMFDVGEVERERLDKAPDIKF
- a CDS encoding M48 family metallopeptidase; its protein translation is MAGYIGIQTQIRRNNTRSVLLLIGFPLLILASVYAFLYLTIPQDEYNVSINELFASTIPGVLIAVAIWFVIAFFFHSRMIQGAAGSKPLERKENMRVYNLVENLCISKGMKMPKVNIIEDPAFNAFASGINEKTYTVTLTRGIIEALTDEELEGVIAHELMHIRNKDVRLLIISIIFVGIFSFVAQILFRNMLFGGARRRGKNDGRAVLIAMAIAFVAYLLSMLFRFAISRKREYMADSGAAEMTRNPLALASALRKIAGNYQVKGVKSDDVAELFIENRPDKSSGILSAISGLFATHPPIEKRIEILENF
- a CDS encoding DnaJ C-terminal domain-containing protein, encoding MNFIDYYKLLGINKTATQEEIKKAYRKMARKYHPDLNPDDKEAKKHFQAVNEANEVLSDPEKRKKYDQYGENWKNQEAHQSSGNAGRRGGQQQQYSNADFEQAFGQGGFSDFFDSMFGGGAGRRSSGSSIKFKGQDLHATLELQLRDVLEADKRTLDINGKMIRLTIKAGVEDGQTIKIKNHGGEGVNGGPKGDLYITFKIAPDPEFKREGSDLHKEVPVDLYKAILGGDIIVSTLTGKVKLKVAPGTQNGTKVKLKGKGFPVYNKEGAFGDLYLTYVVKIPSTLTSEEKKLFEQLANLRNHV
- a CDS encoding chaperone modulator CbpM yields the protein MYNLSEEHVSLEQFCRSCNIETTFVYSLAEQDLCEIIIIEEKTYVLQEDLPLLERLSRLHYDMEINMEGLYAIAHLQEKIESLKEEVRSLSRKLDRHQ
- a CDS encoding sensor histidine kinase → MASLNFYFQLIIRVLLITVSALGSAYFIVTQWYSLGVALLLSIGFQTYVLITYINKTNRKIAYFFDAIRNEDFTLRFPEKVSIQSFKELNSSLNRVNQLIQDVQLQLQARERYYQEILKQIDIGIMTIDEKGHILFSNPFLEKLLNFRPLLHVKQLQQIDQKLFELIENLGPFEQKYYQLVNEREKNQLFFKAVPIQMEGKALLLVTVQDLHKELDEKETDSWVRLIRVLTHEIMNTITPITSISESLSNYYKIDETGELRWENLNEDQIKNTVKGLNVIRIQGEDLMDFVKSYRSFLDLPSPDKSLVQIKSLLDRLKVLMRMENSKQKVLINLLVEPEDLEFFLDEKQIAQVLINLSKNAIQSMQAKEDGILTIKAAINAQGRKYIEVKDNGPGIPADQIDEIFVPFFTTKEGGTGIGLSLSKQIMHLHGGSIRVHSTPGKETSFVLTF
- a CDS encoding sigma-54-dependent transcriptional regulator — its product is MIDAKILVIDDNKSMLSALEILLQFEYKHVATLNNPKQIPSYPGFSDIDIVLLDMNFSAGVNSGNEGLFWLNQIKEKAPYISVIMMTAYGSIDLAVKAIKNGAVDFILKPWSNERMLATVRSAYQLRKSQKQVIQLQKKEHNLKQVINQHNHAIIGQSEAIKNALKLTRKVAQTDVNVLVTGENGTGKELIAREIHRCSQRSNEIFIGVDMGSISETLFESELFGHSKGAFTDAKEERIGKFEAADGGTLFLDEIGNLSLKMQTKLLSAIQNRTIVRVGSNKPVPVDIRLICATNCDLEKMVSDGLFREDLMYRINTIHVDVPPLRKRGDDILVLCQYFLEKFMHKYGKPGLRINQSSEEKLLKYKWPGNVRELQHTMERAVILSEGNVLKPSDFFLNSAAISSFDSFPGSLEEMEALMIENTLKKCDGNYTLAAERLGISRQTLYNKIKKIRD
- a CDS encoding TolC family protein, which encodes MALKLKAFLLLLSFFTLKVQAQSSWSLEECVAYAMAHNLEVKDFEYVSQSGKENYRQSIRNLLPRIDASTGYNINYGRSTDPFTNDVVTNEFFSNGYSLSSSIDLFQGFLKMNAIKTSRFIYEANLQETLQQKYLLAFRVMRAFYDVRFFEELVEVAKGQTEVSQANYNLVKRQIELGLKAGADLYESESLLLSDKLNLTQSENKLELAKLQLMQEMNLEERENFFVASKKQEGGFQKVFQAIHTDSIYQQAESFLPLLKAQEFRVNAARKQIDVNRAYLYPSLSLYANIGTGYFQTTRDTLGNTIEFRNQIRDNTYRAVGLSLNIPISRGWSTRSRIKQSKIDLLRVENNFEIQKQTVYNDIQQLVVENKALQNEYAQSLQKVKAQELTFLIAQRRYEKGLISILELTTAKNLFSAAQNENLEVGLRLEVNNSTIDFYRGVSLFNIQ